The Medicago truncatula cultivar Jemalong A17 chromosome 4, MtrunA17r5.0-ANR, whole genome shotgun sequence genome includes a region encoding these proteins:
- the LOC25492436 gene encoding UDP-xylose transporter 1, with protein sequence MGEMSKTQLGVIGALFLSVASSVSIVICNKALMSNLGFPFATTLTSWHLMVTFCTLHVALRFNLFEAKPVDMKTVMLFGILNGVSIGFLNLSLGFNSIGFYQMTKLAIIPFTVMLETLFLKKQFSRNIKLSLFFLLVGVGIASITDLQLNFVGTILSLLAIITTCVGQILTNTIQKKLNVTSTQLLYQSAPFQAAILFVSGPLVDRMLTKQNVFAYKYSPLVLTFIIMSCVIAVSVNFSTFLVIGKTSPVTYQVLGHLKTCLVLGFGYTLLHDPFTERNIIGILVAVFGMGLYSYFCTQENKKKLVVDPPLSSQVKDKDINSPLLNGKNMDDHEKESHESKKSSKDSIV encoded by the exons ATGGGAGAGATGTCAAAAACTCAATTGGGGGTTATTGGTGCACTATTCCTTTCTGTGGCTTCCTCAGTCTCCATTGTCATATGCAACAAAGCCTTAATGAGCAATCTTGGTTTTCCATTCG CCACAACACTTACAAGTTGGCATTTGATGGTTACTTTTTGCACCCTTCATGTGGCTCTACGTTTCAATCTGTTTGAGGCCAAACCTGTTGACATGAAGACTGTCATGCTTTTTGGTATTCTAAATGGTGTCTCCATTGGATTTCTCAACTTGAGCCTTGGCTTCAATTCCATTGGATTCTACCAG ATGACAAAACTTGCAATCATACCATTCACAGTTATGCTAGAAACCCTTTTCCTAAAGAAGCAGTTCAG CCGGAATATTAAACTCTCTCTATTCTTCTTACTTGTTGGAGTTGGCATTGCTTCTATCACAGACCTTCAGCTCAATTTTGTTGGAACCATTCTTTCACTTCTAGCTATCATAACAACATGTGTTGGCCAAATT CTTACCAACACAATACAGAAGAAGCTTAATGTCACTTCCACACAACTTCTCTACCAGTCTGCTCCATTCCAAGCAGCAATTCTTTTTGTTTCAGGCCCTCTTGTCGATCGGATGCTAACCAAGCAAAATGTCTTTGCATACAAATATTCTCCTCTAGTCTTG ACTTTCATCATCATGTCATGTGTGATAGCTGTTTCTGTGAACTTTAGCACTTTTCTAGTAATAGGAAAAACATCTCCAGTAACGTATCAAGTGTTGGGCCACCTCAAGACTTGTCTTGTTCTAGGATTTGGCTACACATTGCTCCATGATCCTTTCACTGAAAGGAACATTATTGGAATACTAGTAGCAGTGTTTGGAATGGGTTTGTATTCCTATTTCTGCACTcaggaaaacaaaaagaaactcGTAGTCGATCCTCCTTTGTCGTctcag GTTAAAGATAAAGATATAAATTCACCACTTTTGAATGGTAAAAACATGGATGATCATGAAAAGGAGAGTCATGAGTCTAAGAAATCAAGCAAGGACTCTATTGTTTAA